AATTGTGCTCGTTTTGGTGGCTTCTTTTCACGCACAGAACAAGGAGCTGTGTTCCAAAGTAGCCTCGTTTTTTACTGACTGGATCAATTCATCGACCAGAAGACCGTAAAGAATCGACAGAAGACCGAAATGGCGACGTTAATCAGAGGCAAGCTCTCTAATAAACTGACGAACGCAGCCAATGCTGTGTCCAACAAATCCCAGGCAAAGGTGAGCGGCATGTTCGCCAGGATGGGCTTTCAGGCCGCCACCGACGAAGAGGCTCTGGGCTTCGTTGCCTGCGATGACCTGGACTACGACCACCGACAAGGCATGCAGATGGACATTTTGACATCGGATGAGGTTGGAGGAGAAGGGAGCGGAGACGGGGACGCACTGGAGGGGGACAGCCACTATCAGAGGGATGGCACCGGTCCTCCAAACTCTGCCTCAAAGGACGGAGGACTGCCCAACGAGCTGACCGAAGTCAAACCAAAAATCACTGCATGGGAGGCGGGCTGGAACGTCACGAACGCAATCCAGGTAAAGAGGCACAGGAAAAGCGCTCGGTTCTAATTGGCTGGTGAGCCACAGCAACTGTGACAGTTGTGATCCATGCATGAAAATGCTTTGttaataaaatatacaaatgcTTATCATCCGCTTGtggttttaaagatttttaaacaaattaattcTATATGAATTaacataaaactgcattttttaactaCCAAAAAGGGAGTCTGGTGCTCTTTGCGCCTTTCTCCCACCGTCTCGCATCGACGATTTCTCTACattaaatgaaaccaaaattTCCACTTGTTTTTGGAGCTAAATTGTACCCCTTTATAGCACCTAAGTTTGTAAAAGTATATTTAATAAAACTCTTGTGAAGCTCTTTTTTGTGCTCGTGATCATGCGCCTGGGAATTGAGTCCTTTTTCAAAGCTGTTTCCTGCTGTGAAACTGCGTCTGAATGCGACAAAGATCTCTCCACGCAGCTCGTTTTTATGTCTGAGCGGAGCTGCGGTCACGGCAGCCGCTATGACGTCAAAGCGTGTCTCCTCTGAGCCGTGATGATGTCAGAGACGCGTGGATGCGCTCAGAGCCAAGTGGAAAACCCACAACATGAAAAAATGGTAGAAAAGGAGCACCGAGCAACCCCACACCAAGTGGATGCTCAAATACagatacaataataaaaaaagaaacatttgtagTATTATATTGATGTAAAAAACAACCTGACATGAACAAAATGTTTGGtccttctttttctccttttaggGCATGTTTGTCCTCGGGTTGCCCTACGCCATCTTGCACGGAGGATACCTCGGACTGTTTCTCATTATTTTTGCCGCTGTTGTGTGTTGTTACACCGGGAAAATCCTCATCGCCTGCTTGTACGAGGAGGACGAAGACGGGCAGCTCGTCCGTGTGAGGGACTCTTATGTGGACATTGCCAACGCTTGCTGCGCGCCCAGATTCCCGACTTTAGGTGGCCATATCGTGAATGTAGCCCAAATCATCGAGCTTGTGATGACGTGCATCCTGTACGTGGTGGTCAGCGGTAATCTCATGTACAACAGCTTCCCAAACATGCCGATCTCGCAGAAGTCGTGGGCCATCATCGCCACCGTCGCTCTCCTCCCGTGCGCCTTCCTCAAGAACCTGAAAGCCGTCTCCAAGTTCAGCCTGCTGTGCACGCTGGCCCACTTTGTCATTAACGTGCTGGTGGTGGCCTACTGCCTCTCGAGGGCGAGAGACTGGGCCTGGGACAAGGTCAAGTTTTACATCGACGTCAAGAAGTTCCCCATCTCCATTGGGATTATCGTGTTCAGCTACACCTCGCAGATCTTCCTGCCGTCTCTGGAGGGGAACATGCAGAAACCCAGCGAGTTCCACTGCATGATGAAATGGACTCACATCGCTGCCTGCATCCTCAAGGGCCTCTTCGCCTTAGTGGCCTACTTGACCTGGGCCGACGAGACCAAGGAGGTGATCACAGACAACCTGCCCCCGGGAATCCGCGCCGTCGTCAACCTTTTCCTTGTGGCCAAAGCTTTGCTCTCCTATCCGCTGCCATTTTTCGCTGCCGTTGAGGTatttgagaaaacattttttcatgatggggGACGTGCGTTCTTTCCAGACTGCTACGGAGGCGATGGACGCCTAAAATCGTGGGGACTGACCCTCCGATGTAGTCTTGTTGTGTTCACCTTGCTCATGGCCATCTACGTGCCGCATTTCGCCCTTCTCATGGGCCTCACAGGCAGTCTGACCGGCGCAGGCCTCTGCTTTCTGCTTCCAAGTATCTTCCACCTCAAGCTTTTATGGAGAAAGCTGCTATGGCACCAGGTTTTCTTCGACGTGTCCATCTTTGTAATAGGCGGTATATGCAGCATATCTGGCTTCATCCATTCAGTTGAGGGGCTCATAGAGGCTTTCAAATACAACATAGAAGAATAGATGCAAGTCATCGACGGAACTAGGTGTTAAGTGCTAATCACCATTTagtgaaaacattaaaagacaGGTACGCGGCAaacgctgccccccccccccctcaccccgCTTAACTCATGCGTCAAAGCGCGCACGGAGCTCGCGTTTGCACTCATGCACTATCGTAAAAATTCACACTCAAACGTGGCGGCACTTATGGAATTTCAAACATCAACAGAGCACCATACAGACAAAAcgtgttgtaaaaaaatatgcgagttaaaagaaaaaaacttttttttttcagtggagTGACCGTTTACAATGTAGAAGAAATTGCAAAAAGGGCATTTTGCCTTTTCGTGGATCTTTGTGGTGCCTCCCCACCAGAGACTTCATGAGTTTGTGATGGTTGGACACACTATGATTTAATGATGATGATCAGAAAAGCTTGTGTTGAGGGTAGACTAAGGGATAAAAAAAATCGCACGTTAATCGTCCCAAAGACTTGAAAATTGGTGTTAAAACCACAAACCAACAAAAGAAAACGGTATAAAACAATGGGATAAAAAGCAGTGAAATTTGGATGCGATTAAAGTCACCccctccccaaaaaaaaaattaaagatttgttaGAAGAGAGACATTtgggtattttttaatgaagtgGAAAAACACCAGAACATAGCAGCTATACAAACTATGCATTGAATGTATGATATCTCAAGCAGAATTTAgtagaaacaataaaacacaacgcACATTTTGGTTCAGATGTGTGAACGCTTTCATAtaggcttttttatttattttattttattttttagctatAACCCCCACTCCCCCACATAGTCCAAATTCTGTCCAGATATGGACCAAAATATGAACTATTATACTCCCAATTTACCAGGATGGATTCAGAACCACGTGACCAGCTTTTCAACCAACATGAGAGACTCTCTTCTAGAAAATTCGGTGTCTGAATAGGAAAAAAAGGTAAGATTACTCAAGTGGAAAATTGCGCATTCAGACATTTTTCATTCTGTGCAATCCAACGGGTTCTGTGGAAATGTCAAAACCGTAAGTGTAGTGTGTTCTTGTGGTTTCAAAAAGATGGAATGTATATCTCAAACTCGTTATTATATATCGTGAAATTAATATTAAAGAATAAAGAATTAAGTGAAATTatattgtaaaaaatgtgtgtggTTTTATGTAAAacgaaaaaaagagaaaaaaccaAGGGAAAGATGGTGTATTTTCCTCCCCCTCTataataaaagacagaaaaaatacagTCGCGTTTCTTTTTCAGTAGAACTGGAGGCCAAATTAAAACAAGcaggaaaaagagaaatgtgtttttgtgggagAGAACAGTTTGTTTCATCTAgatttgcttttttctatgggcagaTTGTCTGCTGTGGGCGCGCAGGCATCAGGCCTTCTGGTCAGACCTGTTCATCCACTGTTGATTTGTTCCCCTCTTCCTGCGCACGCGGCCAACATCTGGATTCATTCCCAGCGGCCTTCTCTTGGGATTAACTCCAGCTGCTGCACAATCAGTCAAACATCATACTGCAGATT
The nucleotide sequence above comes from Oryzias latipes chromosome 5, ASM223467v1. Encoded proteins:
- the LOC101165386 gene encoding vesicular inhibitory amino acid transporter; translation: MATLIRGKLSNKLTNAANAVSNKSQAKVSGMFARMGFQAATDEEALGFVACDDLDYDHRQGMQMDILTSDEVGGEGSGDGDALEGDSHYQRDGTGPPNSASKDGGLPNELTEVKPKITAWEAGWNVTNAIQGMFVLGLPYAILHGGYLGLFLIIFAAVVCCYTGKILIACLYEEDEDGQLVRVRDSYVDIANACCAPRFPTLGGHIVNVAQIIELVMTCILYVVVSGNLMYNSFPNMPISQKSWAIIATVALLPCAFLKNLKAVSKFSLLCTLAHFVINVLVVAYCLSRARDWAWDKVKFYIDVKKFPISIGIIVFSYTSQIFLPSLEGNMQKPSEFHCMMKWTHIAACILKGLFALVAYLTWADETKEVITDNLPPGIRAVVNLFLVAKALLSYPLPFFAAVEVFEKTFFHDGGRAFFPDCYGGDGRLKSWGLTLRCSLVVFTLLMAIYVPHFALLMGLTGSLTGAGLCFLLPSIFHLKLLWRKLLWHQVFFDVSIFVIGGICSISGFIHSVEGLIEAFKYNIEE